The following proteins come from a genomic window of Methanosarcina sp. MTP4:
- a CDS encoding winged helix-turn-helix domain-containing protein encodes MGGISIKRRSRTDIAVDILRVATNGAKKTHIVYEVNLNFNIAQKYLEMLKEKELIKHEDGLFITTEKGKVFQEMAKEIRL; translated from the coding sequence ATGGGGGGTATTAGTATTAAGAGGAGAAGCAGGACTGATATTGCTGTCGATATTTTGAGAGTGGCAACTAACGGAGCAAAGAAGACACATATAGTCTATGAAGTAAATCTGAATTTCAACATTGCTCAGAAGTATCTGGAAATGTTGAAGGAAAAAGAACTCATCAAACATGAAGACGGGCTTTTCATAACCACCGAAAAAGGAAAGGTCTTTCAGGAAATGGCAAAGGAGATAAGGTTATAA
- a CDS encoding flavodoxin family protein has product MAIKALFLNCTLKKSPQTSNTRALIDKAVGLFGELGVESEVIRVIDHKVAFGVSSDEGEGDEWPHILEKVKTCDILVIASPIWFGVRSSVCQMVLERLDGTYADGDPVTGQYPLYGKVGGVIVTGNEDGAHDVSANTLFNLTHLGCVIPPNVDCYWVGDAGPGPSYIEAGGDRHLYTNRTVRYMVHNLAHFAKFLKENPIPTNLKELDEEARKVSD; this is encoded by the coding sequence ATGGCGATTAAGGCACTTTTTTTGAACTGCACTCTGAAAAAGTCACCTCAGACCTCCAACACCAGGGCACTCATTGACAAAGCGGTGGGCCTTTTCGGGGAGCTCGGGGTAGAAAGCGAAGTAATCAGGGTTATCGACCATAAGGTAGCTTTCGGGGTTTCGTCCGACGAAGGGGAGGGAGACGAATGGCCGCATATTCTTGAAAAAGTAAAGACCTGCGATATTCTCGTCATTGCGTCGCCAATCTGGTTCGGGGTGCGTTCCTCGGTTTGCCAGATGGTCCTGGAAAGGCTTGACGGGACATATGCGGACGGGGACCCCGTGACAGGGCAGTACCCGCTTTACGGCAAGGTCGGGGGGGTCATTGTGACCGGAAATGAGGATGGGGCGCATGATGTTTCTGCAAACACGCTCTTTAACCTGACGCACCTGGGCTGCGTCATTCCTCCGAATGTGGACTGTTACTGGGTGGGCGATGCCGGGCCGGGTCCGAGTTACATCGAAGCCGGGGGGGACAGGCACCTTTATACCAACAGGACGGTGCGGTACATGGTCCACAACCTGGCGCACTTTGCAAAGTTCCTCAAGGAAAACCCGATCCCAACCAACCTGAAGGAGCTTGATGAAGAGGCCAGGAAGGTCAGTGACTGA
- a CDS encoding CDC48 family AAA ATPase, with translation MTGEDENSIKLKVAEADQRDVGKGIVRIDEAFREKLGLKPFDVVEIRGGKTTSALVGRSYPGDAGLDLIRMDGLIRTNAKTSIGEYVELLKAEWKEAKHVTLSPVTKGMQIYAPSEALGAVFMNRTVSKGDFISTTSLRRSPDRDMYSKGLMFEDFFQDFFGPDFGPSFGLGEIKLQVVSTSPPGIVKITEMTDIELLPEAVEIPPEQTIPTVMYEDLGGIKDAISKVREMIELPLKHPELFDRLGIDAPKGVLLHGPPGTGKTMLAKAVANESDAYFISINGPEIMSKYYGESEQRIREIFDEAEKNAPAIIFLDEIDSIAPKRAEVTGEVERRVVAQLLSLMDGLKSRKNVIVIGATNRPEALDMALRRPGRFDREIELRVPDTEGRLEIFQIHTRGMPLTDDVNLNSLAQITYGFVGADIAALCREAAMSALRRILPKINLKEPEIPKEILDSLQVLRDDFEEAMKDVQPSAIREILIEVPNVSWDDVGGLDEVKCLLKEAVEWPLKHPDSFRTIGVEAPKGVLLYGPPGTGKTLIAKAIAHESDANFITAKGSDLLSKWYGESEKRIAEVFMRARQVAPSIVFLDELDSLAPIRGAYAGEPQVTARILNQLLSEMDGLEELRSVVVLGATNRPDIIDPALLRPGRFDELIMVPVPDEGARREIFKVHMKKMALAEDVDPEELVSLTDRYTGADIAAVCKKAGRFALREDIHARNVWQRHFLKAVRETGPSVTPDTMKYYEAIKGELRTKKSKEIESPYYA, from the coding sequence TTGACTGGCGAGGACGAAAATTCGATCAAGCTGAAGGTTGCGGAAGCAGACCAGCGAGATGTTGGAAAGGGCATTGTCCGCATCGACGAAGCTTTCAGGGAAAAGCTGGGACTCAAGCCCTTTGACGTTGTGGAAATTCGGGGAGGCAAAACAACCTCTGCCCTGGTCGGGCGTTCGTATCCAGGTGATGCGGGGCTTGACCTCATCCGTATGGACGGGCTTATCCGCACAAACGCAAAGACCAGTATCGGGGAATATGTGGAACTCCTGAAAGCGGAGTGGAAGGAAGCAAAGCATGTGACCCTGTCTCCCGTAACAAAAGGGATGCAGATTTATGCCCCAAGCGAGGCCCTGGGAGCTGTCTTTATGAACCGCACGGTTTCAAAAGGGGACTTTATCTCCACCACGAGTCTTCGGAGGTCTCCGGACAGGGATATGTACAGCAAGGGGCTCATGTTCGAGGACTTTTTCCAGGACTTTTTCGGCCCGGATTTTGGTCCGTCATTCGGGCTTGGGGAAATAAAGCTGCAGGTGGTTTCGACTTCTCCTCCGGGGATCGTGAAGATCACGGAAATGACCGACATCGAACTCCTCCCCGAGGCAGTGGAGATTCCTCCGGAACAGACCATCCCTACTGTAATGTACGAAGACCTGGGCGGGATCAAGGATGCCATATCCAAGGTCAGGGAAATGATTGAACTGCCCCTGAAACACCCCGAACTCTTTGACAGGCTCGGGATCGATGCTCCCAAGGGCGTGCTCCTCCACGGGCCACCCGGGACCGGGAAGACCATGCTTGCAAAGGCAGTGGCAAATGAGTCCGACGCCTACTTCATCTCCATCAACGGCCCGGAAATCATGTCCAAGTATTACGGGGAATCCGAACAGAGGATCCGGGAGATCTTTGACGAGGCTGAAAAGAACGCTCCTGCTATCATCTTCCTTGACGAGATCGATTCCATCGCTCCCAAGCGGGCCGAGGTAACGGGGGAAGTCGAGAGGAGAGTGGTCGCGCAGCTCCTTTCCCTGATGGACGGGCTCAAGAGCCGAAAGAACGTGATCGTGATCGGAGCAACCAATCGTCCCGAAGCCCTGGACATGGCGCTGCGCCGCCCCGGAAGGTTCGACCGGGAAATAGAGCTCAGGGTCCCGGATACCGAAGGCAGGCTCGAGATCTTCCAGATCCATACCAGGGGCATGCCTCTTACCGACGACGTAAACCTCAATAGCCTTGCCCAGATAACCTATGGCTTCGTGGGGGCGGATATTGCGGCGCTTTGCCGGGAAGCGGCTATGAGTGCCCTTCGCCGGATCCTGCCTAAAATCAACCTGAAGGAACCCGAAATCCCGAAAGAGATCCTTGATTCTCTTCAGGTACTGAGGGATGACTTTGAAGAAGCCATGAAAGACGTCCAGCCTTCCGCTATCCGGGAAATCCTGATTGAGGTCCCCAACGTCAGCTGGGACGATGTGGGCGGGCTTGATGAAGTAAAATGTCTTTTAAAAGAAGCCGTGGAATGGCCGCTTAAACACCCCGATTCCTTCCGGACTATAGGGGTAGAGGCTCCCAAAGGAGTGCTTCTCTACGGTCCGCCTGGCACTGGAAAGACCCTTATCGCAAAAGCCATCGCCCACGAGTCCGATGCGAACTTCATCACAGCCAAGGGAAGTGACCTGCTCTCCAAATGGTACGGGGAGTCCGAAAAGCGGATTGCCGAAGTCTTCATGCGGGCCAGGCAGGTTGCCCCGTCGATCGTGTTCCTGGATGAGCTTGACTCTCTTGCTCCCATCAGGGGGGCTTATGCAGGGGAACCCCAGGTTACGGCCAGGATCCTGAACCAGCTCCTGTCAGAGATGGACGGGCTCGAAGAGCTCAGGAGTGTCGTCGTGCTCGGCGCAACCAACAGGCCGGATATCATTGATCCCGCTCTCCTTCGCCCGGGCCGCTTTGACGAACTCATCATGGTCCCTGTCCCTGATGAAGGGGCCAGGCGAGAGATCTTTAAGGTCCACATGAAAAAGATGGCCCTTGCAGAGGATGTTGACCCGGAGGAACTTGTATCCCTGACTGACCGGTACACAGGGGCAGATATCGCAGCAGTTTGCAAAAAAGCCGGGAGGTTTGCCCTCAGGGAAGATATCCACGCCCGGAATGTCTGGCAAAGACATTTCCTGAAAGCTGTCAGGGAAACAGGCCCCTCGGTCACTCCGGACACCATGAAATACTACGAAGCAATAAAAGGGGAACTCAGGACCAAAAAGTCAAAAGAAATCGAAAGCCCGTATTATGCCTGA
- a CDS encoding CBS domain-containing protein: MQLPTPEDLKKRRNELRLTQSDLAKRAGVSQPLIARIESGDVDPRLSTVRKILVAFDEAEKERQIIIRDLMHSPVINVSPEDSVEEVVSLMHAYGFSQIPVLDKGIPVGSISEDIIVKLMGESKKKSISQMKVLDMMEDSFPAVSPGVSISVVSHILEGNPAVLVVEKGKVVGVVTKHDVMRLLQG, encoded by the coding sequence ATGCAGCTTCCAACACCCGAAGATCTTAAAAAAAGGAGGAATGAGCTCAGACTTACCCAGAGCGACCTGGCGAAAAGGGCAGGAGTAAGCCAGCCTCTCATAGCACGCATAGAATCGGGAGATGTGGACCCCAGGCTTTCGACGGTCAGGAAAATCCTCGTAGCTTTTGATGAAGCTGAAAAGGAACGGCAGATCATTATCAGGGACCTGATGCACTCTCCTGTCATCAATGTTTCTCCTGAAGATTCGGTAGAAGAGGTGGTAAGCCTCATGCATGCATATGGTTTTTCACAGATCCCTGTCCTGGACAAGGGCATCCCCGTTGGAAGCATTTCGGAAGACATAATTGTAAAGTTGATGGGTGAGAGTAAAAAGAAGTCCATCTCCCAGATGAAGGTCCTGGACATGATGGAGGACTCTTTCCCTGCAGTTTCTCCCGGGGTTTCAATTTCGGTTGTTTCCCATATCCTGGAGGGGAATCCTGCCGTGCTGGTTGTCGAAAAGGGTAAGGTTGTAGGGGTCGTGACAAAGCACGACGTCATGAGACTCCTTCAAGGTTGA
- a CDS encoding alanine--glyoxylate aminotransferase family protein, with protein sequence MDLEDTLLMMPGPVPVAPRVLRAMSKPMINHRSAEFAAIYDDCREILADVYQTKNDIFVISGSGTAGMEAAVGSVVESGDKVVAIENGKFGERFKDLAALYGEVVPLEFEWGTSVDLELVKEKLEAGAKAITLVHNETSAGILNPAAEIGKLAKKHDALFIMDGVTSLGGDEVKVDEWGVDISVVGSQKCLAAPPGLAMVSVSEKAFEVMNDVKKRPYYNDLKAYKKSGDKARTETPYTPAIPLFYALQEALHIVKEEGMEARINRHRVLSEAVRAGVADMNIEMFPQLNEYSQYSNTVSAMKAPEGIDGEDIKGDMKKRGIIVAGGQAHLKGKIFRVGSMGNVTARDVLSTIQGLEIVLKKRGYLDGLGAGVEAANSVIDKL encoded by the coding sequence ATGGATCTGGAAGATACCCTTCTCATGATGCCCGGGCCTGTACCAGTTGCCCCCAGGGTCCTGAGAGCCATGTCAAAACCGATGATCAACCACAGAAGTGCGGAATTTGCGGCTATCTATGACGACTGCCGGGAAATCCTTGCCGACGTTTACCAGACAAAGAACGACATCTTTGTCATCAGCGGCTCGGGTACCGCAGGGATGGAGGCGGCTGTTGGCTCCGTGGTTGAAAGCGGGGACAAAGTTGTGGCCATCGAAAACGGGAAGTTCGGGGAGCGTTTCAAAGACCTTGCAGCTCTCTACGGAGAAGTCGTACCCCTGGAATTCGAATGGGGTACTTCCGTTGACCTGGAACTTGTCAAGGAGAAACTCGAAGCAGGGGCAAAGGCAATAACTCTCGTCCATAACGAAACTTCTGCCGGTATCCTTAACCCGGCTGCGGAAATCGGCAAGCTTGCCAAAAAGCATGATGCCCTCTTTATCATGGACGGTGTGACTTCCCTTGGCGGGGATGAGGTAAAGGTCGATGAATGGGGTGTTGACATTTCAGTCGTGGGTTCTCAGAAGTGCCTTGCAGCTCCCCCCGGGCTTGCAATGGTCTCAGTGAGTGAAAAAGCTTTCGAAGTCATGAATGATGTAAAGAAAAGACCATACTACAATGACCTCAAAGCATATAAAAAGAGCGGAGACAAAGCCCGCACCGAAACTCCCTACACACCGGCGATCCCCCTCTTCTATGCACTGCAGGAAGCCCTGCACATCGTAAAGGAAGAAGGCATGGAAGCCAGGATCAACAGGCACAGGGTGCTTTCCGAAGCCGTTAGGGCCGGTGTTGCCGATATGAATATTGAGATGTTCCCGCAGCTCAACGAGTACAGCCAGTACTCAAACACGGTTTCTGCCATGAAAGCTCCCGAGGGAATTGACGGGGAAGATATCAAAGGCGACATGAAGAAGCGAGGGATTATCGTTGCCGGCGGTCAGGCCCACCTTAAAGGTAAGATCTTCAGGGTCGGTAGCATGGGCAACGTAACTGCCAGGGACGTCCTTTCCACTATTCAGGGCCTGGAAATCGTGCTGAAGAAGCGGGGTTACCTGGACGGCCTTGGGGCAGGAGTCGAAGCCGCAAACAGTGTTATCGACAAACTCTGA
- the ribC gene encoding riboflavin synthase, protein MPTIGIADTTFARYDMGRAAIDEIQKNVSVKIKRVTVPGIKDLPVTAKKLIEEEGCDIVMALGMPGAQEKDKVCAHEASQGLILAQLMTNTHIIEVFVHEDEGADEKELAFLMDRRTREHALNVIKLLFKPEKLVREAGTGQRQGFEDAGPLRM, encoded by the coding sequence ATGCCCACTATAGGAATTGCAGATACTACGTTTGCGCGCTATGACATGGGACGCGCGGCAATCGACGAGATCCAGAAGAATGTTTCCGTGAAAATAAAGCGGGTAACTGTGCCGGGGATCAAGGACCTGCCTGTAACAGCCAAGAAACTAATTGAAGAGGAAGGCTGTGATATCGTCATGGCCCTTGGCATGCCCGGAGCCCAGGAAAAGGATAAGGTCTGCGCCCATGAAGCTTCTCAGGGCCTTATCCTGGCACAACTTATGACCAACACCCATATCATTGAAGTCTTCGTCCACGAAGATGAGGGTGCAGACGAAAAGGAACTCGCCTTCCTGATGGACAGGCGGACCCGGGAACATGCCCTAAACGTGATAAAACTGCTCTTCAAGCCTGAAAAACTGGTTCGGGAAGCAGGCACCGGTCAGAGGCAGGGTTTCGAAGATGCGGGTCCTTTGAGGATGTGA
- the ribH gene encoding 6,7-dimethyl-8-ribityllumazine synthase has protein sequence MSISLGFVVAEFNRDLTYQMELLGREHAEFLGASVKETILVPGVFDMPLAIKKLCQREDIDAVVTIGSVIEGETKHDEVVIQHAARKIMDLSLEFNKPVTLGIPGPGMTRMEAHQRVDYAKRAVEAAVKLVRRL, from the coding sequence ATGAGTATCAGCCTAGGATTTGTGGTAGCTGAATTTAACAGGGATCTGACCTATCAGATGGAACTGCTTGGAAGAGAACACGCCGAATTCCTGGGGGCAAGCGTTAAAGAGACAATCCTCGTGCCCGGGGTCTTTGACATGCCTCTTGCAATCAAGAAACTCTGCCAGAGGGAAGATATCGACGCCGTGGTCACCATCGGGTCAGTTATCGAAGGGGAAACCAAGCACGACGAGGTGGTCATTCAGCATGCTGCCCGGAAGATCATGGACCTTTCCCTTGAGTTTAACAAACCCGTGACCCTGGGGATCCCCGGGCCCGGCATGACCCGGATGGAAGCCCATCAGCGTGTGGACTATGCAAAGCGAGCAGTCGAAGCTGCCGTGAAGCTGGTCCGGCGGCTGTAA
- a CDS encoding pyridoxal phosphate-dependent aminotransferase, which produces MTSARLKRVEESATIRISNIANRMTKDGVDVINFSLGEPDFNTPKNICDAAAKAMYEGMTHYAPSAGIPELRTAIAEKLRTENKLDVTEAEVLVTPGAKQAIFEIMMGVLADGDEALLFDPAWVTYDACIRFAGADTVWVPTTPEKGFIPEDFSEYITDKTKLIVANTPGNPTGGVFGKKTLKCIADLAIDHDLLVVSDEIYEKIIYDREHISIGSLEGMQDRTITVNGFSKAYAMTGWRLGYLTAPPEILKLLQKIQSHSVSSATTFVQYGGLEALQGPQDKVTEMVDRFRMRRDILIDGLNNLGFNCKKPEGAFYAFADVSEFGSGTEVAEKLLKEAHVAVTPGIAFGPSGENFLRISYATSVDRISEALERMEKVFS; this is translated from the coding sequence ATGACTTCAGCAAGGCTCAAGCGTGTAGAAGAATCCGCAACGATCAGGATTTCCAATATTGCAAACCGAATGACAAAAGATGGAGTAGACGTCATTAACTTCAGCCTGGGAGAGCCGGATTTCAACACTCCTAAAAATATTTGCGATGCTGCGGCAAAGGCCATGTACGAAGGCATGACCCATTATGCCCCTTCTGCGGGTATACCGGAACTCCGGACAGCCATTGCCGAAAAGCTGAGGACGGAAAACAAACTCGATGTAACCGAGGCAGAAGTGCTCGTAACCCCGGGAGCAAAGCAGGCGATTTTCGAGATTATGATGGGGGTTCTTGCTGACGGAGACGAGGCCCTCCTATTTGATCCCGCCTGGGTAACCTATGATGCCTGCATCCGTTTTGCCGGAGCGGACACGGTCTGGGTCCCCACAACTCCTGAAAAAGGTTTCATCCCTGAGGATTTTTCCGAGTACATCACCGACAAAACAAAGCTTATCGTGGCAAATACTCCGGGAAATCCCACCGGTGGAGTTTTCGGAAAGAAAACCCTGAAGTGTATTGCCGATCTCGCCATCGACCACGACCTTCTGGTTGTTTCCGATGAGATCTATGAGAAAATCATCTATGACCGCGAGCACATTAGCATTGGCAGCCTCGAGGGTATGCAGGACAGGACCATCACGGTAAACGGCTTCTCCAAGGCTTATGCAATGACAGGCTGGAGGCTCGGTTACCTTACCGCCCCGCCGGAGATTTTGAAGCTTCTCCAGAAGATCCAGTCCCATTCCGTAAGCAGTGCCACTACCTTTGTCCAGTACGGAGGCCTTGAAGCTCTGCAGGGGCCCCAGGACAAGGTCACGGAAATGGTGGATCGTTTCAGAATGCGCCGTGATATCCTTATAGACGGCCTGAACAATCTCGGTTTCAACTGCAAAAAACCAGAAGGGGCTTTCTATGCCTTTGCCGACGTTAGTGAATTCGGAAGCGGGACCGAAGTGGCAGAAAAGCTCTTAAAAGAAGCCCACGTGGCCGTAACTCCTGGAATCGCCTTTGGGCCTTCCGGTGAGAACTTCCTACGGATTTCTTATGCAACTTCAGTCGACCGGATCAGTGAAGCTCTCGAAAGGATGGAAAAGGTATTTTCCTGA
- a CDS encoding adenylyltransferase/cytidyltransferase family protein, whose protein sequence is MLKSGDLLTRILATGTFDILHPGHVYFLSRARALGDELYVIVARDSNVTHKPKPIVPEEQRLEMVSALETVDRAILGSENDMFEPLKKIKPDIIALGYDQRFDSEALEQELKKRGLPAKVVRISFSRECPLCSTGAIIKEVLKRYV, encoded by the coding sequence ATACTAAAATCAGGTGATCTGTTGACGCGCATACTTGCTACAGGAACCTTTGACATCCTCCATCCCGGGCACGTTTACTTCTTAAGCCGGGCCAGGGCACTGGGAGATGAGCTTTATGTCATTGTTGCCCGGGACTCCAACGTGACCCACAAGCCAAAACCGATCGTGCCCGAGGAACAGAGGCTGGAAATGGTAAGTGCCCTCGAGACAGTGGACAGAGCCATCCTCGGCAGTGAAAACGATATGTTCGAACCCCTTAAGAAGATCAAACCCGACATCATTGCCCTGGGCTATGACCAGCGCTTCGATTCCGAAGCCCTCGAGCAGGAACTTAAAAAACGGGGGCTTCCTGCGAAAGTTGTGAGGATCTCTTTTTCCAGGGAATGTCCTCTCTGCAGCACCGGAGCAATTATAAAAGAGGTCCTTAAAAGGTACGTGTGA
- a CDS encoding L-aspartate semialdehyde sulfurtransferase produces the protein MVEKSVQEINKKIEDGSVNVVTAEEMVGIVEELGAEGAAKEVDVVTTGTFGAMCSSGLMLNLGHSEPPIKIQKMWFNDVEAYSGVAAVDAYLGAAQNSDVRGIQYGGAHVIEDLLRGKEINVHATSYGTDCYPRKVLDTSITLEDLNEAFLLNPRNAYQKYAAATNSSKRILHTYMGELLPKFGNVTYSGAGVLSPLSNDPEYQTIGMGTRIFMGGAQGYVIGNGTQHSPNSGFGTLMLRGDLKDMSPDYVRAASFTGYGATLYMGIGIPIPILNEKLAASTAVRDEDLVTEILDYGAGSRDKPMIREANYAELRSGSVEIQGREVLTSSMSSFKNARKISNELKEWVKHGKFFLSMPVERLARDSKVKPMKQTQAVPLVKDVMSDFIVTIKKDQTVQDVAKKIWENSFNHVAVISDSGELVGLVTAWDVSKAVAENRFDSVESIMTKKVLSCAPNEPVDLAARRLDRYGVSAMPVVDTQMRVLGIITSDNISKLLARRY, from the coding sequence ATGGTTGAAAAATCGGTTCAAGAGATAAATAAAAAAATTGAGGACGGAAGCGTCAATGTCGTCACAGCCGAGGAAATGGTCGGAATTGTGGAAGAACTCGGCGCGGAAGGTGCGGCAAAGGAAGTGGATGTGGTCACCACAGGCACATTCGGAGCAATGTGTTCTTCGGGCCTGATGCTGAACCTTGGACATTCCGAGCCTCCTATCAAAATTCAGAAAATGTGGTTCAACGACGTGGAGGCATACAGCGGAGTCGCAGCCGTGGACGCTTACCTCGGGGCAGCCCAGAACTCGGACGTCAGGGGGATCCAGTATGGCGGAGCCCATGTCATTGAAGACCTCCTTCGGGGAAAGGAAATCAATGTGCATGCCACCTCCTACGGGACAGACTGCTATCCCAGGAAAGTCCTTGACACTTCCATCACTCTCGAAGACTTAAATGAGGCTTTCCTTCTTAACCCCCGGAATGCTTACCAGAAATACGCGGCTGCAACAAACAGCTCAAAGCGGATTCTTCACACTTACATGGGAGAACTCCTTCCCAAGTTCGGAAACGTAACCTATTCCGGGGCTGGTGTGCTTTCTCCCCTCTCCAATGACCCCGAATACCAGACTATCGGTATGGGCACCAGGATCTTCATGGGGGGAGCTCAGGGCTATGTTATAGGAAATGGGACCCAGCACTCCCCCAACAGCGGTTTCGGGACTCTTATGCTGCGGGGGGACCTGAAGGATATGAGCCCGGACTACGTACGGGCTGCCTCTTTTACCGGGTATGGGGCTACCCTCTACATGGGAATCGGAATTCCTATCCCTATTCTCAATGAAAAGTTGGCAGCATCCACTGCCGTGCGCGATGAGGACCTGGTAACCGAAATTCTCGACTACGGGGCAGGCAGCAGGGACAAACCCATGATCAGGGAAGCAAACTATGCCGAACTACGCTCGGGTTCGGTGGAAATCCAGGGTCGGGAAGTCCTCACCTCTTCGATGTCCAGTTTCAAAAACGCGCGGAAGATTTCCAACGAACTGAAGGAATGGGTCAAGCACGGGAAATTCTTCTTGAGCATGCCTGTGGAAAGGCTCGCCAGGGACAGCAAGGTCAAGCCCATGAAACAGACCCAGGCAGTCCCGCTGGTAAAAGACGTCATGTCGGACTTTATCGTTACCATAAAGAAGGACCAGACAGTTCAGGACGTCGCAAAAAAGATCTGGGAAAACTCCTTTAACCACGTGGCCGTTATCTCGGACAGCGGCGAACTCGTGGGGCTCGTGACCGCCTGGGACGTTTCCAAAGCGGTTGCAGAAAACCGTTTCGACTCCGTTGAAAGCATCATGACTAAAAAGGTGCTTTCCTGTGCCCCGAACGAACCCGTGGACCTGGCAGCCCGCAGGCTTGACCGCTACGGCGTTTCTGCGATGCCAGTGGTTGATACCCAGATGCGCGTCCTGGGAATAATTACCAGCGACAACATAAGCAAGCTCCTGGCAAGGAGGTACTGA
- a CDS encoding 4Fe-4S binding protein, with product MKIKIIIPTDKIQDPIIAESMVETKVLLNIMVANIDSTYGELIADVKDSQFNRIKKALESKGAVVAVLDRPITRDEEECVECGACISVCPMKVYSFDEDWSLCVDEKKCIQCGMCIKMCPHGALKLGE from the coding sequence ATGAAGATTAAGATCATCATCCCCACCGATAAGATCCAGGATCCCATCATTGCCGAGTCAATGGTCGAGACCAAAGTCCTCCTGAATATCATGGTCGCAAACATAGACTCGACTTACGGGGAACTGATAGCCGACGTAAAAGATTCCCAGTTCAACAGGATCAAGAAGGCGCTGGAATCCAAAGGAGCAGTAGTCGCCGTGCTTGACCGGCCCATCACCCGCGATGAGGAGGAATGCGTGGAATGCGGAGCCTGCATTTCGGTCTGCCCCATGAAAGTCTATTCCTTTGACGAAGACTGGAGCCTCTGCGTTGATGAAAAGAAGTGCATCCAGTGTGGGATGTGCATCAAGATGTGCCCCCACGGTGCTCTCAAGCTCGGGGAATGA
- a CDS encoding DUF166 domain-containing protein, whose translation MRILVLYSGELGRKVILNLINPGEFCVSCGELCDHCRQARKSYAGMIVGIHEFSTDLPAFIEEPEQYLPQKLPECDLILAIGIHADLLIALPEVVKRTGAKAVIAPSEDSKATPAGVLEQLRKELESMGVEFEGPKPFCALEKTGKPLIDAFVDMGFGKPVLRIELSPDGKRFIGAGVLRDAPCGSTWFVAKKLSWTEISEYKETISGAHHSYPCTASMDRDPQIGDTILHKAGYIIREAVEEGMEKAKKEKSRLEAFCGKEFLGQVKVSE comes from the coding sequence ATGCGAATTCTTGTACTTTACTCAGGTGAACTAGGAAGAAAAGTGATTCTGAATCTGATAAACCCCGGGGAGTTCTGTGTGTCCTGCGGGGAACTCTGTGACCACTGCAGGCAGGCCAGGAAGTCCTATGCAGGGATGATTGTGGGGATCCATGAGTTTTCCACTGACCTCCCTGCCTTTATAGAGGAACCCGAGCAGTATCTTCCTCAGAAGTTGCCGGAATGTGATCTGATTCTTGCGATCGGGATCCACGCCGACCTCCTGATAGCCCTGCCTGAAGTGGTGAAAAGGACCGGAGCAAAAGCTGTAATCGCACCTTCCGAGGACTCGAAGGCCACCCCCGCGGGGGTGCTTGAACAGCTCAGGAAGGAACTCGAAAGCATGGGTGTGGAGTTTGAGGGGCCAAAACCCTTCTGTGCCCTTGAAAAGACTGGAAAACCCCTGATTGATGCTTTCGTGGACATGGGTTTCGGAAAGCCCGTGCTAAGGATCGAACTGAGCCCCGACGGAAAGAGGTTTATCGGGGCCGGGGTGCTCAGGGATGCTCCCTGTGGTTCTACCTGGTTCGTTGCAAAGAAACTCAGCTGGACCGAAATTTCCGAATATAAAGAAACCATTTCAGGCGCTCACCACTCCTATCCCTGCACCGCCAGCATGGACAGAGACCCCCAGATAGGAGACACCATCCTGCACAAGGCCGGATACATAATCAGGGAAGCAGTGGAAGAAGGGATGGAGAAAGCAAAAAAAGAAAAGTCCCGGCTTGAAGCTTTTTGCGGAAAAGAGTTTTTGGGTCAGGTCAAAGTTTCCGAGTAA